The Hippocampus zosterae strain Florida chromosome 2, ASM2543408v3, whole genome shotgun sequence genome contains the following window.
TGCTCGAAGACCGGCGTGATGCTGTGCGTGGGTCACGTTCTACGATACGATCCCTACATCTGTAAGATAAAGGTGATCTGAATTTTGCAACTTCcacctcttaactcattcactcccaaagacggttttaaacgtcttttcagactttgtccagaattggctggtaatgaatgagttaaaagctttCCCAAGTAGATCCTAATATCCCCAAAATACCTTtatgtctttcaaaaaaaatgccaatgaagttttttgttttaccaGGAGTTGATTGACAGCGGTGTCATTGGTGATGTGATCCACATCCAGCACTTGGAGCCAGTAAGCAGGAATAAAGTTACATTTAGCCAAAATCTgtgatgatatatttttgtacacacattcacatgcgCAAACACAAGATCCACCCCTTTCTTCAGGTTggcttttttcattttgctcacTCCTACGTTCGGGGAAACTGGAGGAATGAGGCGGAAAGCTCGTTCTCTCTTCTGGCCAAATCGTGTCACGACATTGACCTGATTCATCACTGGGCCGGAACACGCAGGTAAAACTTTGCGACCAAAGTCCGTTTGCCAGCATCTGTAGCCCGCAACAGAAAGTCTCCGATTTCAGTCGAGTGCCACAAGGCTCCGTACTTGGCACCCCCCATGTTCAGAATTCTCGGTCAGATTATCTGTACTTATCTTTTATTCCTATACTGACGACACCCAGTTCTATGTCAGCATTTCAACTAATTCCCACCAAGCAGTTCAGTATCGCTCATCATGTTATGGTTTGGACACCAAGACATTTGTTTGCCACCCAAAAAGGAAGGCGTGACATCGCAGCTTTTTCTTGCAGGTGTTTGAAAGTGACGTCGTTTGGTTTTGTCAGCCACTTCAGTCCAGAGAACAAGGTAttcttgtactttttttttttaaatgtgcagcACTTGTTGTTTTGAGGAGCTTCAACTCAAGAAATGTTTGGATGCTATTTGATAATTATTCCTGGACTGTACGCGTGAGACATGTCGCATTAGCCGGCAGGGGCTGGTGATCGCTGCCTGGACTGTTCCGTCGAGGACACCTGTCCTTACTCCGCAAGGAAAATCTACCTGGACAGGGTGAAACAGGTGATCGTTGTAGCAAAtgttgtggattttgcatgcttGATGGTGctttatttgttgttgcttccccccccccccccccttagaaCCCCTTTGCCTGGCCGCTGTCCGTCTTATGCCCTGACACCTTGCCAGACATCGAGACTGTATCTGAGGCTCTGAGGACTGGCCCATACGGCCGATGCGTCTATGAGTGTGACAACGACGTCTGCAGTAACCAGGTTCAAAAACCTTGAATTTGAAATGCTGATATTCAAAACTTGAAAATACCTTGAGAGGTGAGTCGTCGTTGACAATTCAAAGACATTTTCTACTTTTACTAGAGGGCAAAAACTGGATATGAGCCCTTTATGGTGCCAGTGGACTCAACTCAATTCACTTcatttttgctgaaaaactcattACAGTTCcgaaaatgaaaaatccaatttgatcaTAAATGGAAAATGGGTCATGAAGTGCACCCATATATTGCTTTATCGACACGAggcaagtccccccccccccccccccccccccccccccagggttCAATCGCATCCTGTGTTCAAATCCCCACCGGCCCACAGCCTCTGgcgtaaaattcattcattcattcattcattcttcttcctaaccgcttgatcctcacttgggtcgcggggggtgctggagcctatcccagttgtctccgggcagtaggcgggggacaccctgaatcggttgccagccaatcgcagggcacacagagacgaacaaccatccacgctcacactcacacctagggacaatttagagtgttcaatcagcctgccatgcatatttttggaatgtgggaggaaaccggagcacccggagaaaacccacgcaggcccggggagaacatgcaaactccacacagggaggccggagctggaatcgaacccggtacctctgcactgtgaagccgaagtgctaaccactggactaccgggccgcccctggcgtaaaataatttttacaaAAGGCGAAtgaaaaaacagaaaacgctcctTTCTCtgatcatccattttgtgtacgTTGAACACAAGTCGGAAAACAAACTAGGGGCGTAATTTGTTTCCCTCAGGCTTGTTTTCCCTTGACATGAAGATCTccttctgctgctgctacttCTTTTTCCGCATCGCTGCAGCAGCCGACAAAGAGAAAAACGTTCACCTGTAgagttgtactgtattttcggTTCATCTGCAAATGTCACCCAAAAGCCAAATACCATAAAATTTTTGCGAGTCTGTTCTGCTATCATGCCGTGAGAGGAACGTTCAAGTACGGGACAGCCATTGAAAATCAAAAGGCTTCTTCTTGCCCTGATGATTAtcgtcattttgttgttgtttctcttGCAGATTGTTAACATGGAGTTTGAAGGTGGCCTGACCGCAGCCTTTTCTATGGTGGCTTTCACCGAAGATATCTGCAAACGAAAAACAACTATCTATGGCAGCAAGGTACAAAGAAGAAACTCAATCGTGACCGACATCCAATCTGATGCGTATCACTTAAAattagggatgggactcacatCTTCGTGGTTCTCCGTGCGACTCCTTGCTCCGGAGGATGCCTCTAAAAGATTTTGCACGTCCGTCAAAGGGTCGTTTGGCCACATCCTGCAAAAACTGCGTCTAGACCGTCGCCGCTTTCAAAACCGGAAAAGATCAGGTCGCGGTTGATCAGTGTGGGGGAttttgcggcccggtagtccagtggttagcacgtgggcttcacagtgcagaggtaccgggttcgattccagctccggcctccctgtgtggagtttgcatgttctccccgggcctgcgtgggttttctccgggtgctccggtttcctcccacattccaaaaacatacgtggcgggctgattgaacactctaaattgtccctgggtgtgagtgtgagcgtggacggttgttcgtctctgtgtgccctgcgattggctggcaaccgattcagggtgtcccccgcctactgcccggagacagctgggataggctccagcaccccccgcgaccctagtgaggatcaagcggttaggaagatgaatgaatgaatgactttgcCGTTGTGGTCCTGACGGCGAGTCATTTGATCGAGTTTATAATTCGATACACTGAATACATTGCTAGCGCAAACAGCTTTGGGAGGTTTGCTGACGCTTTAGCAACGTTAGCATAGCAAATTCACGTTAGCATAAGAGTCCCATCCCAAATTAAAATGCATTCGCTATGAAAATGACAATCCAACCCCAACTTTTCAGGGCgagttgtcatttaaaaacgaCGAGATCCGCGTGTTCGACTTTCTAACCCAGAAAGCCACCGATTATGTGGTGAGCGTGGATTGCCCCAAGAACTTTGGCCTGTCCGGACACAGTCGAGCTGATTACTGCTTGATCGACTCGTTCATTTCTGCTGTGGCTGTGAGTCTTCTTTGATTCCCCCGAGTGTAatttgcagacttttttttttcttttgtcacggCATAACTGACTCTCAAGCTCAAAAAACGCACGCAAAAACTGAGGTTTTGTCTTTGTGCCAACagaacaatgacccgacactcaTCGCCTCTGGTCCCGAGGAGACGCTGCGGAGCCACTTGCTGGTGTTTGAGGCGGAGCGATCGCGACGAGAAAGCAGGGTGGTTCATTTGGACTACTCCGGGTGATTTTGGGGGAATAGAATTGATTTACTTCAGGAATACCCAAGAATCACGTTTGCAGTGGGGCACGCGTGTCATACTTTGGGAGCGGAGTATTTAATGTTATTCAGTTATGAATGCTGAATGTATTCAAATGTCACCTGGCTGTGACATGCAGCCTCATAGTAACACGATCAAAGCAATAATCGGATTGTACATGGACATACACACCAATCGCTTTTTTGTTTCCACGCGTGCCTGTTTTTCATCATGTTCTTAAGAACTGTAAGCCTGTAAACCGAAAGAAGCCGCGTGCACCCTCTCGGGTCAAATTCTCAAACAGCTTCAGAGGAAAGTTTCTCATTTTGTGGTTTTGTGAAATCCATTTGAGGTCCACTGCTGCCGGACACTGGATAGCTTGAAAGAAAAAATCTTGAAATCACTCATTTGATGCTACTgttacccccccctcccccccccagtATCCAAGTTGCTCCATTCATGGTGTTTTCTCTTTTCGTTTAGACCAGTGTTCTTAACCTTTTCGGGGTACAAACCCTACCAGTTAATATTCACATTAActagtaaataaatatatattttatttaatataatatatatattaaatatatatttaatatatataatatatatatacatacatatatatatttaatatatatagtaaaaaaataaatatcaattttttacaaattcaagatgttaaaaaaaaacgcatttattaaaaacagaaaaaagtcaatataATTTCAGGAGATATGAATacttttagggcggcccggtagcccagtggttagcacgtcggcttcacagtgcagaggtactcggttcgattccagctccggcctccctgtgtggagtttgcatgtcctccccgggcctgcgtgggttttctccgggtgctccggtttcctcccacattacaaaaacatgcgtggcaggctgattggacactctaacttgtccctaggtgtgagtgtgagtgcgaatggttgttcgtttctgtgtgccctgcgattggctggcaaccgattcagggtgtcccccgcctactgcccgaagacagctgggataggctccagcaacccccgcgaccctagtgaggatcaagcggctcggaagatgaatgaatgaatgcttttttttttcattgtacgaCGTACCATCACGCcggtcacacgttgactaccaAGCGAATTTAAAATTTCCCgcggcactgattggacaagcaatgtcatgtgatcatctacagccagtgatggccaagcgggcgtgtcctAACTAATTAACATGATGAGTTTGAGTCTCACCCTGCATGGCAGAGGCTGCAttcaaacccctgagaccgactcaccgaacccctggggttcgatcgaacccaggttaagaaacaCTGGTTTGGACTAATATTCACCCTCCAAATCATTCAGAATggcttaataaaaaaataaaataaaaaaaagactgaaaatgaTCCTGTTGCTCTTTTCCTTTAACGCTCAGGTCTTGTATCTTGCGCCTGCCCTATAAATGCATGTCTACATTTGAactaaaatggataaattgggTTCGCATGTCCATTCTTCCGTTCCATTGCCTACCACTCCCCTTGAAGTTGAGACCGGAAGTGCTCGTGACACACTGAAAAACGTATTTATCGCAGATTGACGGTTTCACTTGAAAGTCCagagagtcttttttttccgcagTCCACGTTTGATGTTTTGTGCTTTTGACGGGCCGTGTCGCCAGGAGCGCAGCTTAGGAGGAGCAGTTCATCTGTGGGGCCCATTCATTCCGCGTAAAACACCGCATCGGATCCATATGGAAAGTGAACATGTGCGTGAAAGCTGCATTTGTCCCCATGGAAACATCTGCACATCAGGACCAGCCGCGTGATTGGCCATCATCCAAGTCTGACTGGCTAATGCAGAGCAGCTCACCGTTAGTGCATGTTCAATGCACAACACAGACACCTGGTCCTCGTGTCTCGTTTCTCTCCAACTCTGAAGACAAAACCCTGATTTTTAATGATACCTCGAATGGAATGCAATTACAAATAACAGAAGTTTTCCCGTCACCGGTTGTCTCCGCGTAACTCACCCACTTATGGGCTACTGTGGGAACCCATCCTCTCATTTGCTCCTTTGCTTGCCGAACGACTGCCTTTCCGGGGTTTGTCCTCACTGCAATAACATCATACACTTTGGTTTAATCTTTTCACGTGAAAACGatgaatgaacacatttttgatATTAGACAACTGTACCGGAGCACCTTAAAGAAGTGAAAAGTACAAGAAAGGAAAAGACTTGCATGTGTAACAGCCTCCACTCTTCTAGGGAGACTTGTAGGAAATGTTTGTCTTTGGGTTACGgcctcatttcaaaataaacgtaACGCTAACATTTTGTGCATCATTTGTTGATCCCCCTTTTACAGCCTCAAGTCTTCATTAATATGATGCGTGTATTTTTGACAAGAATTCCGGTCATTGTCATGTCAAGTCTTCTCAAGTCTTTATGATGCTTTCcgctagggcaggggtgcccaaactttttggatcgaagatcgacttttcgatcaactaacctcccgggatctacccttaccggggtgcgcaacgcacacacacacacaaatttgagatttatctgctttattttattcattcattcatcttccgagccgcttgatcctcactagggtcgcggggggtgctggagcctatcccagctgtcttcgggcagcaggcgggggacaccctgaatcggttgccagccaatcgcagggcacacagagacgaacaacgatccacgttcacactcacacctagagacaatttagactgttcaatcagcctgccacgcatgtttctggaaagtgggaggaaaccggagcacccggagaaaacccacgcaggcccggggagaacatgcaaactccacacagggaggccggagccggaatcgaaccctctacctctgcactgtgaagccgacgtgctaaccactggactaccgggctgcccacctccaaatcttcattcattcattcatcttcctaaccgcttgatcctaaccagggtcgcgggggtgttggagcctatcccagctgtctccgggcagtaggcgggggacaccctgaatcggttgccagccaattgcagggcacacagaaacgaacaaccattcgcacacacactcacacctcgggacaatttagagtgtccaatcagcctgccacgcatgtttttggaatgtgggaggaaaccggagcacccggagaaaacccacgcaggcccggggagaacatgcaaactccacacagggaggccggagccggaatcgaaccctctacctctgcactgtgaagccgacgtgctaaccactggactaccgggctgcccacctccaaatcttcattcattcattcatcttcctaaccgcttgatcctaaccagggtcgcgggggtgttggagcctatcccagctgtctccgggcagtaggcgggggacaccctgaatcggttgccagccaattgcagggcacacagaaacgaacaaccattcgcacacacactcacacctcgggacaatttagagtgtccaatcagcctgccacgcatgtttttggaatgtgggaggaaaccggagcacccggagaaaacccacgcaggcccggggaggacatgcaaactccacacagggaggccggagctggaatcgaacccggtacctctgcactgtgaagccgacgtgctaaccactggactaccgggcctcccacaaaatgtccttttttatcAAAACATATTTGCAAGCTAATTTAACATGAATGAAGTAATCTGCCAAACTGCACGGGTTGGCTCAGCTGGTGCAAAAATTTAACCCCTTACTTGCTCCAACTCGCTCGGATTCTTTCCTCATGTAACGTCTTTAACAGGTGAGGCAAGGTAAACTTTATCAAATATTTGAAACTTGGCGGCACATACCGCACGGTCAAAAGCTTCCAACGTGTT
Protein-coding sequences here:
- the zgc:154075 gene encoding putative oxidoreductase YteT isoform X3, with translation MKEPAVAFAKKGYHVLLEKPMATTAKDCIEIVAACSKTGVMLCVGHVLRYDPYICKIKELIDSGVIGDVIHIQHLEPVGFFHFAHSYVRGNWRNEAESSFSLLAKSCHDIDLIHHWAGTRRCLKVTSFGFVSHFSPENKPAGAGDRCLDCSVEDTCPYSARKIYLDRVKQNPFAWPLSVLCPDTLPDIETVSEALRTGPYGRCVYECDNDVCSNQIVNMEFEGGLTAAFSMVAFTEDICKRKTTIYGSKGELSFKNDEIRVFDFLTQKATDYVVSVDCPKNFGLSGHSRADYCLIDSFISAVANNDPTLIASGPEETLRSHLLVFEAERSRRESRVVHLDYSG
- the zgc:154075 gene encoding putative oxidoreductase YteT isoform X1, whose translation is MSPLVRVIVVGAGCRGEIYSRYSIVHPDRVKVVGVADPRKFARTKFQQLYNIAEENLYEDWRILAEREKCADAVLICTPDILHKEPAVAFAKKGYHVLLEKPMATTAKDCIEIVAACSKTGVMLCVGHVLRYDPYICKIKELIDSGVIGDVIHIQHLEPVGFFHFAHSYVRGNWRNEAESSFSLLAKSCHDIDLIHHWAGTRRCLKVTSFGFVSHFSPENKPAGAGDRCLDCSVEDTCPYSARKIYLDRVKQNPFAWPLSVLCPDTLPDIETVSEALRTGPYGRCVYECDNDVCSNQIVNMEFEGGLTAAFSMVAFTEDICKRKTTIYGSKGELSFKNDEIRVFDFLTQKATDYVVSVDCPKNFGLSGHSRADYCLIDSFISAVANNDPTLIASGPEETLRSHLLVFEAERSRRESRVVHLDYSG
- the zgc:154075 gene encoding putative oxidoreductase YteT isoform X2, with product MSPLVRVIVVGAGCRGEIYSRYSIVHPDRVKVVGVADPRKFARTKFQQLYNIAEENLYEDWRILAEREKCADAVLICTPDILHKEPAVAFAKKGYHVLLEKPMATTAKDCIEIVAACSKTGVMLCVGHVLRYDPYICKIKELIDSGVIGDVIHIQHLEPVGFFHFAHSYVRGNWRNEAESSFSLLAKSCHDIDLIHHWAGTRRCLKVTSFGFVSHFSPENKPAGAGDRCLDCSVEDTCPYSARKIYLDRVKQNPFAWPLSVLCPDTLPDIETVSEALRTGPYGRCVYECDNDVCSNQIVNMEFEGGLTAAFSMVAFTEDICKRKTTIYGSKKATDYVVSVDCPKNFGLSGHSRADYCLIDSFISAVANNDPTLIASGPEETLRSHLLVFEAERSRRESRVVHLDYSG